Part of the Sarcophilus harrisii chromosome X, mSarHar1.11, whole genome shotgun sequence genome is shown below.
tCAGTGGATTTTATTCTCTAATTTAGAAACCATCTGTGTATCTCGTTCCTCTGCAGATGAAGGCCTGACTATTGATCTGAAGAATTTTAGGAAGCCAGGGGAGAAGACCTTCACCCAGCGTAGCCGCCTCTTTGTGGGAAATCTCCCTCCTGACATCACCGAGGAGGAGATGAGGAAGCTGTTTGAGAAATATGGCAAGGCAGGCGAGGTGTTCATTCACAAGGACAAAGGCTTTGGCTTCATCCGCCTGGTGAGCGGCTCTAAAAGAACTGAGCTGATGGGGGCGCTGGGGAGGGAGAGATCGGCATCAGGGATGGGATTTCGCAGGCAGAAGGAGGGGGTTGCTGGGATCAGAAAGGCCTCATAAAGACCCCATAAAGGTCTTTCTTGCCCTTGGTTGCCAGTTCCTGGGCTGTGGGAAATTTGTGTTCTTGATCTGTTTATTTCTGTGTTGGTCTGTGTATCAGGCTGTGATGTTCTTTCTCCCGCCATCTAGGAAACCCGCACTCTAGCTGAGATTGCTAAAGTGGAGCTGGACAACATGCCCTTACGTGGAAAGCAGTTGCGAGTGCGCTTTGCCTGCCATAGCGCATCCCTGACGGTTCGGAACCTGCCTCAGTTCGTGTCCAATGAACTGTTGGAGGAGGCTTTCTCTGTCTTTGGCCAGGTGGAGAGGGCTGTAGTGATTGTGGATGATCGAGGGAGGCCTTCAGGGAAAGGCATTGTGGAATTCTCAGGGAAGCCAGCTGCCCGGAAAGCTCTGGACAGATGCAGTGAAGGGTCCTTCCTTCTGACCACGTAAGTGGAGGGAAGATTTGCGGTCCCTGTGCTTTCACTGCATGAGGCTTCACGTGTTCTTGTTGTGTCTCTTAAAAGTTGACTTTCCCTCTTTGGCGTGAGTCTAGAGGATGAGCCTGGAAAAGCCAGATTCTTTGTTTTCTAAGCTTTTTTCCCCTAGGCCTGCAGAGATTAAGCTGGAGGGGCCAGTTCTACCTGGAGCAGCTGGGCTGAGCTGCCCAAGAAGCTGTACCGATAGGGTATTCTCATTGGAAGCTGCAGAACTTGGCCTCCCCTGAGcttagtctttttattttttggctgaggctatgggggttaagtgacttgcccagggtcccacagctaggaagtgttaagtgtctgagaccagatttgaacctcgggtccttctgaattcagggctagtgctcaatccactgtgccacctagctgccttgatcttggtcttttttttttttttttttttttcttctgatcctCTCTCTGCATATGAAAGCAAGACAGTAACAAATAATCTGCTCCTTGAACATTACACACCCAAGCCATTTTCTCCAAGTACAGTTATGGTATCGCAATGCCAGCTTAACATTGGCGAAGATGGTGCATTGTTAACCCCTTGGCTTGTAGAAAACATGGCGTGTACCATCTGAACATTTGAGCCAGTACTTGCTTCGAAGAATGGGCTTAAGTATTTTGTCACTTCTCTTTGGGGTTGGCTATGGGACTGTTTCCCGTACCTGTGGGGGTCCCAAGGTGCTTTGCAGCGTTCTTGCAATACTTATTTTGGACTGTAGCTGGCCATTCTCTCTGCCTATTATAAATGACTCCTTTGTAGCTACACTGTGTCAGGTAACTGCTGGCTGATGCTTCTGTGAATATCAGCTCCAGATCCTCTGGAGTGCTTTCACGAGGGGCTTGGGCTCCCTGGGACTAGGTGTGAAAGCTTCTCCAATTCTCTCTTTGGTTGCTTTCCTGAGCCCCTGCTCTAGTTAATTTGCTTTGTTGCTGCGAAGTGCTTCCTTCTCAACTGACTCGAAGACATTTTCCCGTTTCCCAGATTTCCTCGTCCAGTGACTGTGGAGCCGATGGACCAGCTAGATGATGAAGAAGGGCTCCCGGAGAAGTTGGTCATCAAGAACCAACAATTCCACAAGTATGTTACCTAGGAAATAAGCCTATTTATTTctaagaaagaagggggagaatgAATGCCTTCAGTCTGTGTGCGTGAGAGGGAGATGGGAAGGCCAGGTTTTGGATTCAGAGTCCTTTGAGCCAGAATGGGTTAGGGGTTTTTTAGCCATTGTGATCGGTATACGGTATTCTTTCCGCCTCTCTGAGAGATTGTCGTTTTCGTTGTTGGGTATGAATGCTAGGGTGGAAgctgaacccaggtctttgtgTTACCAGGGAGCGAGAGCAGCCACCTCGATTTGCCCAGCCTGGCTCCTTTGAATATGAGTATGCCATGCGCTGGAAAGCACTGATTGAGATGGAGAAACAGCAGCAGGACCAAGTAGACCGAAATATCAAGGAAGCCAGAGAGAAactggagatggagatggaggcTGCTCGCCATGAGCACCAGGTCATGTTGATGAGACAGGGTGAGTGGGGCCTGAAAGTAATTTCCCTCGTTCTGGGCGCAGACTCGAGGCCTCGTCTTGGAGGGCTGCTCTTTTCTGACTCGTGGAATGACATTTGTGGAGGTCCTCAGACGTGGCAGACAGCATAGTGTagggagtcaggaaggcctggattcCAGTCCTACCTGTGCTGTGGCCTAGCTATAGAGTCGCCTTCCCTCGTTGTTGGGATGGTTTCTGAGGTGGCGTCTTCCAGCCTTGAATCTGTGAGCCTCTGACGTGGGAGGGGGTGCGGCTGGGTGGATGGGAATATTGTCGTGAAAAATGCCCTGGGTGTCACTTGCCTGGTGTCTGCTCCTCTAGATTTGATGAGACGCCAGGAAGAGCTTCGAAGGATGGAGGAGCTGCATAACCAAGAGGTGCAGAAACGCAAACAAATGGAGCTCAGGTACTTTCTCAGCCccatctccctctctttccaaATCCTTTTAGGTAAAACCTAATTGACTCCTCATCAGGTTGCTTGAGACTGGGCTGTTCCTAGGCCCCTTTTCTGGCCACGCTATGGGGCAGGGAAGCTGTTAAAGTGCTGGCCTCAGAGGCACCGGAAGGACAGGAGAGGGACCTTCCCAGGATGAAATAGGGCAGAAGAGAAGGCCTGGTGTGGTTCGTAGGATCCCCACGTAGACTAGCTTGCCTCGTTCTGGTGGGTCCCAGGCATCTTGATGGCTGACTCTCTGTTCCCTGTAGGCAGGAGGAGGAACGCAGGCGGCGTGAGGAGGAGATGCGACGGCAGCAGGAAGAAATGATGCGACGGCAGCAGGAGGGCTTCAAAGGAAACTTCCCTGATGCGGTACGGAGTGCCTTAGACCCAGGCACCCCTGATGGGCTGCCCGTTCATGGCATAACAAACCAACTAGGAACCGGTGCCTGGGATACCGAAGGGCACCAGGGTCTGCCCCTTGCTCACTGAAAGAACCTTTTGGAAGAGAAATAGCACTAAGAGTCAGGCATGGGTTTAGAGAGCTTACAGAGAGCACATGGAGCAGGGATACAGCCTGCTGCAGAGTAATGGGAGTGTCAGACCTGGCACACTCCCCAAACAGGGAGAAACAGTATAGATGAAGCCTAGTCTTAAGCTCGCTGTGAAAATCGGGGCCACTGTCTTCCCCTGTGGTTCAAGGTTAGGATCTAAGTTCTGTGGCGCCACCAATGCCCTTTGTTCATGCCCTCAAATTATTTCTGACAGGTTGTTGGTCTGGGATCCTGGGTGACAGCAATAGACAGAGCCTGCATCCCTTTCTAACGGGAGAGCCCTTAGCTCGTGTCTTGGCAGCTCCCTCCCCTTGGCCTCAGCGCAGTACGCTGGGGGTGCCTTTTCTGGCAGGCCTTTTGATTTGATTACTTCCCTTAGAACTGTTTCCCAGGGATTTTAGGGGGGTGGGGATTGAGGACAACTCAGCAGGTGGTCCTTAGAACAGAAACAGGTGGAGGTTTTGGTGAGCAGGCCCGTGGTGAACTTTTGtgccattttgtttgttttagagaGAGCAGGAGATGCGGATGGGCCAGATGGGTATAGGAGGTAAGGAAGCTCCAGCAGTTCCCCCTTCCCTCTCACCTCTCCCAGATTCCAGTGGCTGCTCTGTTCAGGTAGCATTATTGGCTGGGGTTTAGTGTTGGGCTCGAGACTCCCCTGGGCCTAGGACTACGAGAAGAACATCTTTCAAAAAACAACTGGCATGATGCAAAAGCAATCGGTGGCTGTGATTAGCTATGGGCCAAGGTGCTCGCTACCTGTATGGCATTCTGTCGTGCCAGCCACCTGGCTTGAGAGTTGGCTGTGGGCAACGAAGGTCGCTTCTGCTCTCCTTCCTATCCCATGCTCTCCCCATGTTTGACTTGGCTCTGGTAACCAGAGGAGGGCGTGAGAGGCCACAGCATCGACCCTTTGTCTAGCCTCTGAGGCTAGTACGAGCTTACTTTTGGATCACATCTAGCTTGGGGAGTGCGTGGAATATGAATGTGTTTATAATTGTGGTGATGTCCTTGTCCTTAGTCCCCCCCAGCTCCTTACATTGCTGTTTTTAGGTGCTATGGGCATAAACAACAGAGGATCCTTGGGAGGTGCTAATGTACCAGCTGGTGCCCCAAGTGCTCCAGGGCCTGGTCCAATGATGCCAGATGGAACCATGGGAATGGTAATATATTTGCAGGGCTGGCCTTAGGGGTCCCTTGGCCCAAAGGGGGAGGCGATGCTTGTTTTCTGTGGGGTGTTCTTTCATAGGCCCCCTATTCCAGCATTCAGTAGGGCCCTAGAACTAGAACCGGAAAGGGACCTCCTAGGACAGCTAGTGCAACCTCCTCCTTTTAAGAAGGAGGAAACAGAGTCCAGGAGGTTAAAGAAATGACTCGCCCCAGATTTCATAGGGTGGTAAGCGCCAGAGTTGGCACTTTGGACTCCACTTTGGCTTCATTCCCTATGAGACAGTGTTTAGATAGGCTCCACGAGCTGGTGCTCGAAGAGCTGAGGTTTGGTTGTTCTAGGAACCGATTGTTCTGCTGTTTCCTGTGGGGGATGGGGTAGGTCTGCTTATATttgaggaagatgaggaaaagggaTATATAGGTAGAGGTTGATGTAATGAGCTCAAAGACTTTGGCTCTGTGTGGTCTGGAAACATGCTTCCCTTGGGGGCCAGCTGGGTCAGTATCCGGTAGGCCGAGTCCATAAGGACCGGCCCGCGTTGGTCCAGTTCAGCCGTCTAAGCCAGAGGAATGCCGAATGTCAATCCAGCAAACACGAATCGAAGGGCTCGCTCCAGACTGCTCCGATTTCGGAGTTTAGTAAATTGCCCAGTGTCTGGATTGTCAGCAGTGAGAAATCGGGGTGAGTGATCAGAGAGGTGATGGCAGCAGCTCTTGACGCTGGTATCGGCAGCTTCAGTCACCCTAAAGCCGAGAGGCCCCGTCTCTGGTTCGGCTCTCTTTTTGGTAGAGTAGAGACCTGGTGTGCAGCTGGCCCTTATTGGCCTTTCAGGGGAGAGGGACTTGGGGTAATGGGGAGCTCGGGGTTAGGGGATGTGCTTTAacacctctctccctttctcctttggcATTGAAGACCCCACCACCCAGTGACCGCTTTGGCCAGGGTGGTACAATGGAAGGACTTGGGGCAATGGGTGGAAACCCTCCCGCATTCAACCGAGGAACTCCTGGAGGGGACTTTGGCCCAAACAAACGTCGCAGATACTAATAGAGTCACAGTGTCGAGTTTCCCCGGACCCTTTTTGGACTAGCCAGGATTCTACCTTAGAGGGGTGTTGGGGCTCCGCTCCTCCTGCTAGTTAGGCCTCCCACTTGAACTATTCTAGGTAGGAAATTTGCTGAGGGCAGAGAGGGGTTAGGGAGGGGCATTAGCGAAGCAGTTCTATGTGGCGCATTCCTAAAACTTCAATGTGAAGGCTaagaaggggatgggggaggcCACGGCACAAGCAGACCCGGCTCTATCCCTGGTTCCCTTGACCATTCCACCTTTCTCCCCTCACTGGTCCCTCAGTAACTTAGACACGATCCTTAACCCCGTTTCCTTTTTGGTTAGGCCCTCAGGTGTGTCCATGAAATTCAGGCAACAATCTCAGTAGAAGggcctcttccctcttcccacccCAGTGTTCCTTTTTACATCCCGAGAAGGTTTTGTTATCCGCTTTTAGGTTTCCATTATccgttttgttttggttttagttttttaaCTTCTATTTCTTGGATGGCGGGAGGCAGCCCAGAATGGAGAAGCTTCACCTCCCTCTGGGGGGTGCTGGCGTGTCACTGTTAACACTCTCTGTGTCGGTCCGCTCGCGAGCTGGAAGGCAGGGCCGGGGGCTGCTGGGTGCTGGTGCTCTCTTATCCATGCCTATAGTTCTTAAGGCTTGCCTGTCTTCCTGGGGCTGTGCTGTACAACTTTCACTGGGGTAGCTGATGTTTGGCCCTCACAGTCTGCAtttgatttgagaaatgagatagGAATGCAGCAGCAGCATtattaaaaactgaatttaagCCTTTTTCCACCTTCTGTGTTGTCTCTTTTTGGGGGACAAGTATTTGGGATGGGGGAGCATGAGCAGGGGGAGGGGTGTGGGCACAATGAGTGGCGGGTGTACTGGGAAGGTTCGGGGAGGGAGCACACCTCGCCGTTTCTGCCTTAAGTCTGCCCCAACCCTGAAAACCAATTCCCTCCCTTCCGCCGAACCCCTCCAGTAACCCACAGGTAAGCATCTGGCCTCTGCCTGAGGGGTACCCAGTGGAACCCTGTGATCTGAATCCCTGGTGGAAGAGAAGATGCCCTAATCAGAAGCATTTGGAAGGCCTGGTGCTGCCCCCCAATGCCTGCCTCTCAAAAGTTTGAGGGCTTGGGGGTGGAGTCAAGCTGGCCTACATCCAACTCTCCCAGGAGTCTCTTTTCCTGGACTTAAGCCCTCCCCCTCGCAGTCCCTCTGCTGCCTCCATTGAGTGACAAGGCCACCTGCAGATCCTTGCCCAAATTAGGAGACGCCTCACTGCAGGCTAAAGATAGCCATTGGGCCTTCTGGGTGGCCATACCTCCCATTTTAGTAAGCTGCTCCCGGGTTAGGCTGAAAAGACTATtctgccaccaccaccaccacccctgcCATTTGCTCTCTTTAATAAAGGCTGAGGGGCCCGCCCTGCCCCTCCCAGGTGAGTCGGGGCTTGGGTGcttttggggagggggtaggaTCTTGCTACTGAAGGGGTGGGGGGCCTGCCGAGGCCCTCCTGCCCCAGCTCCACCCCTAGGTCTGAAAACTAGGGTCTGAGCATGCAGTTGCTTCCAATGGAGGGTGTAGGGATGGCCTGGCCCCCTCCATACGATTTGTCTGTCTAAGTGCTTTGCCCATCACCCTGGGGTCCCATAAAGGGTGGCCGGAGGGATGAGGATGACTTGGGGCATGATTGGGGGGGGTGGGCTGGGGAAGAGTGTGGATCCTGAACAGAACTGGTTGAAGTTGGCCTTTCTTCTTAGGGTTGGTCCTTCCCCCAACGACCACAATTTCTAAGTTCTTAAACAGGAACCCATCCCCTCCCCTGTGGGTGCCCCATTTGGTCCTTAGGCAAGTCCCTGACACTATTACTCCCCCCTGGGCTGTACTCTGGGCCCCTGTGCCAAGAACCTAGGCTCTATCTGGAGGCCCTCCAGGGGCCCAAGGCCCGGGCCCTTGGATGGAGCCTCAGAAGGCCCTAAGTGAGGGAGGGAATAGGAAGGATGGGGTCGGGGTGGGCAGTGGggagaaaaagtttttttcctcatgttcCAGAGGCAAACCCAGGAGGGGGGGTGGTCTCGGGCATCGGGGAAGGAGGATGGGCGGAGTGGGGATCATAGGTgttttttgtctcatttgatgGGATACCACTGAGGTAAAAGATGAGTGAGGCAGGGATTTGGTAAAgggggaaggtaggaaggaagggagaagatgtGACCACAATCAAGAGTGAGGGTGGGGCCTGGCTTTCTAAAAGGTGGGATAAAGCTGAGCAGCTGAATTGATGGCTCCAGGAGGCCCTGCAAGAGGTCTGCCAGTGGGTGTCTGTCTAGGAAGGAGGGGCAGTGACGTCCCTTCCTAGTagcatttatatttcactttagAGTTGGCAAAGCACTTGGTGTCCCTCACAGCAAACTCTTTGAGTAGGTGCTAttcttgtccccattttatagctaaggaaacagCCACAGAAATTAATGACTCATTGTTGGAGTAAGAGTAAGAAGATTGGGGTTCAGGTAACTGTCCTCCCACTGTGGACTAGTCCTTTAACTTCTGTGAGCTACGGTCTCCCTGTAAAAATGTGGATAAGAATACTTGAATTAACTAAGTAGGCCCGTGCTTTGTTAAATGCTGGGTGAGGATGAGCTTGCCAGGTACAGAATCATCGCTCCTGGCGTTGGAGGCTGTTGGATGTGGGATCCTGCTTTGGGCCTCAGGAGCTGAACTTGCTGTGCTCCACAGGGAAGAGCTGAACCTGTGCCTCCTGCCACTCAGCGTATCTCATGCCCTGGAGAGTGCCCTGGAACAGAAGGAGCTTGCATCAGAGGCCCCCGAGCCTGCAGCAGGTCAACAAGTCTCTAGTGTTTGTTAAATGTCTACCGTGGGCCAGGCACCGTGCTAAGTGCTGCCCTTACAAAGGAAGGCCGGCCGAGCCTTGTCCTCCAGGAGCTCCCAATTTAGTGGGCGGGTTAATGTGCCAACGGTGCCATAGGTGTACACGAACATAGGGATGTATATGAGAGAAGTAGGCCAGAGGGAGAAGCTCAAGGAAGGGATTAGCTGATAGCATCCGGGAAAGGCTTCTGGGAGAAGGCGGTCTTCAGCCAAGACCTGAAAGGAGCCAGTAGGTGAGGAGCATGGGAGAGGGCCAGTGAAAGCGCTCGGTCGAAGCAGCCATAATTGTACAAGGCTCATCAGGAAAATGCTCTTTTGGAAAGAGCCAATGGACGCCGTGCCAACCGAAggagattttttctttcctgtgtacCTGGCTAATATGgggatttatttctatttgtaaagGGGTTGGGAGGGgggtattttttccttctcattgggTGTGGGGGGGAGgtaatttggaa
Proteins encoded:
- the NONO gene encoding non-POU domain-containing octamer-binding protein is translated as MQSNKGFNLDKQNHTPRKQHQHQHQHQHQQQQQSQPQPQQQQPPPIPANGQQANSQNEGLTIDLKNFRKPGEKTFTQRSRLFVGNLPPDITEEEMRKLFEKYGKAGEVFIHKDKGFGFIRLETRTLAEIAKVELDNMPLRGKQLRVRFACHSASLTVRNLPQFVSNELLEEAFSVFGQVERAVVIVDDRGRPSGKGIVEFSGKPAARKALDRCSEGSFLLTTFPRPVTVEPMDQLDDEEGLPEKLVIKNQQFHKEREQPPRFAQPGSFEYEYAMRWKALIEMEKQQQDQVDRNIKEAREKLEMEMEAARHEHQVMLMRQDLMRRQEELRRMEELHNQEVQKRKQMELRQEEERRRREEEMRRQQEEMMRRQQEGFKGNFPDAREQEMRMGQMGIGGAMGINNRGSLGGANVPAGAPSAPGPGPMMPDGTMGMTPPPSDRFGQGGTMEGLGAMGGNPPAFNRGTPGGDFGPNKRRRY